A portion of the Hoplias malabaricus isolate fHopMal1 chromosome 1, fHopMal1.hap1, whole genome shotgun sequence genome contains these proteins:
- the auts2b gene encoding autism susceptibility gene 2 protein homolog isoform X3, whose amino-acid sequence MFSPTAALPPPPLLAGSALAAPGASPTGPYTEQDLLRQELNSRFLASQSVDRGASLGTPAYLRTEFHQHQHQHTHQHTHQHTFTPFPHPAILPGPAAPLVRTPTRHFDKYPPKVDSFHRHNLLQSYPSVMPGMSPMVPPTGIFSSLQGAFQPKLLDSVCPTPKKPGKWCAMHVHIAWQVYHHQQKIKKQMQIEPHKLDFGLKPEFLSRPSGSGFPGMIQQPRDLPRPSTIFSSAGPTHTSVSPYGHLPLPHTNLHTPPFHHESLNKPPAFGGLGTLSSTAFGGLGNPTLTPISTHGSKDSKATPSTGPHEPWNRLHQTPSSFPTPPVWPRAPEVEKSSPLDRAVEKRDSLSNKEEHERDIRGKRHSPADASPLGHKQTVESSRAMSPEPKDRDRSRERAQTQDPPNPSTEPEDQKHKESQQEKREKTVKYDQRPTEDKSTAQDNLSPKQQRVEAERRSSDGPQWEPEAKRSRVDAEPQAKSGQVKIKEERREDQDSPEIKPHPKALEKPMQGRGTPGIQTSALSSIPVPIGVPGLPSNFDRTRLIAPFMGMSPLSGAERLPYPPQHWDPMRSMYRGMDLPQKEPLPKELLLRADPMHRAMMGQPVYSRDPLLHSLALEQQRSQLEERQRLALLREESERGRLLALHHTTLDPHLAHPGLLPTAYPSPLFPRLGLPHAPHYSTLSKTLPPPGYIHSSPAALLTALPSRPASPRRTTPLPDRQDRAISHPHRDTEAL is encoded by the exons ATGTTCTCCCCAACTGCAGCCTTGCCCCCTCCTCCCCTCTTAGCAGGAAGTGCTCTTGCTGCGCCAGGTGCTTCACCCACAGGCCCCTACACAG AGCAGGACCTGCTGCGTCAGGAGCTGAACTCACGTTTTCTGGCCTCACAAAGTGTGGACAGAGGAGCTTCCCTCGGCACGCCGGCTTACCTTCGCACAGAGTTCCACCAGcaccaacaccaacacacacaccaacacacacaccagcacacttTCACCCCTTTCCCTCACCCGGCCATCCTGCCAGGCCCTGCGGCACCACTGGTGCGTACCCCTACCAGACAT tttgacAAATACCCTCCAAAAGTTGACTCCTTTCACAGGCACAAC ttactcCAGTCCTACCCATCAGTCATGCCTGGGATGTCTCCCATGGTGCCCCCAACAGGGATATTCAGCTCTCTACAGGGAGCCTTCCAACCCAAG CTGCTGGACTCAGTGTGTCCCACACCAAAG AAGCCCGGCAAGTGGTGTGCAATGCATGTTCACATTGCGTGGCAGGTGTACCACCATCAGCAGAAAATAAAA AAGCAGATGCAAATTGAGCCTCACAAGCTCGACTTTGGACTAAAGCCAGAGTTCCTGAGTCGACCCTCTGGTTCAGGCTTCCCGGGAATGATACAGCAGCCGCGTGACTTACCCCGCCCTTCCACCATCTTTTCCAGTGCTG GTCCAACACACACTTCCGTCTCCCCGTATGGACACTTGCCACTCCCTCACACTAACTTGCACACTCCACCCTTTCATCATG AGTCTCTCAACAAGCCCCCTGCTTTTGGAGGATTGGGAACATTGAGTTCTACAGCCTTCGGCGGACTCGGAAACCCCACATTAA CTCCAATATCGACACACGGAAGTAAAGACAGTAAGGCAACACCTTCAACAGGACCTCATGAGCCCTGGAATAGACTGCACCAGACACCATCCTCCTTCCCTACACCCCCTGTGTGGCCTCGAGCCCCTGAAGTGGAAAAGTCTTCCCCGCTTGACAGAGCAGTGGAGAAGAGAGATTCCTTATCCAACAAAGAAGAGCATGAAAG GGACATAAGAGGGAAACGCCATTCACCTGCTGATGCTAGTCCACTGGGTCACAAGCAAACAGTCGAGTCGTCTAGGGCCATGTCTCCTGAGCCAAAGGACAGGGACAGatccagagagagagcacaaacaCAGGATCCCCCTAATCcaagcacagagcctgaggatcAAAAGCACAAAGAGAGCCAAcaagaaaagagggagaagaCTGTGAAGTATGATCAGCGTCCTACAGAGGATAAATCTACTGCTCAGGATAATTTATCCCCAAAGCAACAGAGGGTAGAAGCAGAGCGGCGTAGCAGTGATGGACCACAATGGGAGCCTGAGGCAAAGAGGAGCAGAGTGGATGCTGAGCCTCAAGCAAAGAGTGGCCAAGTTAAGATAAAGGAGGAAAGGCGGGAGGACCAGGACTCCCCTGAAATCAAGCCACATCCTAAGGCTTTGGAGAAACCAATGCAGGGTCGTGGAACCCCAGGAATACAGACTTCGGCCCTGTCGTCGATTCCTGTGCCTATAGGGGTTCCAGGGCTCCCAAGCAACTTTGATAGGACTCGCCTAATTGCGCCTTTCATGGGGATGAGCCCATTGTCTGGTGCCGAGAGACTGCCTTACCCTCCGCAGCACTGGGATCCCATGCGGAGCATGTACAGGGGCATGGACCTTCCGCAAAAAGAGCCCCTTCCAAAGGAGCTGCTGCTGAGGGCCGATCCGATGCATCGTGCCATGATGGGGCAGCCTGTTTACTCGCGAGATCCCCTCCTCCACTCTCTGGCCCTGGAGCAGCAGAGGAGCCAGCTGGAGGAGCGGCAGCGCCTGGCCCTCCTGCGGGAGGAGAGCGAGAGGGGCCGTCTGCTGGCCCTGCACCACACAACACTGGACCCCCACCTGGCGCATCCGGGCCTTCTGCCCACAGCTTACCCCAGCCCTCTGTTCCCTCGCCTGGGGCTGCCCCACGCGCCACACTACAGCACTCTCAGCAAGACTCTGCCTCCTCCAGGCTACATCCACTCTTCTCCAGCCGCTTTGCTAACAGCTCTCCCCTCACGGCCAGCCTCTCCCAGACGGACCACACCTCTGCCAGACCGGCAGGACAGAGCCATCTCGCATcctcacagagacacagaggctCTGTGA
- the auts2b gene encoding autism susceptibility gene 2 protein homolog isoform X1: MFSPTAALPPPPLLAGSALAAPGASPTGPYTEQDLLRQELNSRFLASQSVDRGASLGTPAYLRTEFHQHQHQHTHQHTHQHTFTPFPHPAILPGPAAPLVRTPTRHFDKYPPKVDSFHRHNLLQSYPSVMPGMSPMVPPTGIFSSLQGAFQPKASNPLDIVPRHGAMPRPLIQKDSRLLDSVCPTPKKPGKWCAMHVHIAWQVYHHQQKIKKQMQIEPHKLDFGLKPEFLSRPSGSGFPGMIQQPRDLPRPSTIFSSAGPTHTSVSPYGHLPLPHTNLHTPPFHHESLNKPPAFGGLGTLSSTAFGGLGNPTLTPISTHGSKDSKATPSTGPHEPWNRLHQTPSSFPTPPVWPRAPEVEKSSPLDRAVEKRDSLSNKEEHERDIRGKRHSPADASPLGHKQTVESSRAMSPEPKDRDRSRERAQTQDPPNPSTEPEDQKHKESQQEKREKTVKYDQRPTEDKSTAQDNLSPKQQRVEAERRSSDGPQWEPEAKRSRVDAEPQAKSGQVKIKEERREDQDSPEIKPHPKALEKPMQGRGTPGIQTSALSSIPVPIGVPGLPSNFDRTRLIAPFMGMSPLSGAERLPYPPQHWDPMRSMYRGMDLPQKEPLPKELLLRADPMHRAMMGQPVYSRDPLLHSLALEQQRSQLEERQRLALLREESERGRLLALHHTTLDPHLAHPGLLPTAYPSPLFPRLGLPHAPHYSTLSKTLPPPGYIHSSPAALLTALPSRPASPRRTTPLPDRQDRAISHPHRDTEAL; encoded by the exons ATGTTCTCCCCAACTGCAGCCTTGCCCCCTCCTCCCCTCTTAGCAGGAAGTGCTCTTGCTGCGCCAGGTGCTTCACCCACAGGCCCCTACACAG AGCAGGACCTGCTGCGTCAGGAGCTGAACTCACGTTTTCTGGCCTCACAAAGTGTGGACAGAGGAGCTTCCCTCGGCACGCCGGCTTACCTTCGCACAGAGTTCCACCAGcaccaacaccaacacacacaccaacacacacaccagcacacttTCACCCCTTTCCCTCACCCGGCCATCCTGCCAGGCCCTGCGGCACCACTGGTGCGTACCCCTACCAGACAT tttgacAAATACCCTCCAAAAGTTGACTCCTTTCACAGGCACAAC ttactcCAGTCCTACCCATCAGTCATGCCTGGGATGTCTCCCATGGTGCCCCCAACAGGGATATTCAGCTCTCTACAGGGAGCCTTCCAACCCAAG GCCTCTAACCCACTTGATATAGTGCCCAGACATGGAGCAATGCCCCGCCCTCTCATACAGAAAGACTCCAGA CTGCTGGACTCAGTGTGTCCCACACCAAAG AAGCCCGGCAAGTGGTGTGCAATGCATGTTCACATTGCGTGGCAGGTGTACCACCATCAGCAGAAAATAAAA AAGCAGATGCAAATTGAGCCTCACAAGCTCGACTTTGGACTAAAGCCAGAGTTCCTGAGTCGACCCTCTGGTTCAGGCTTCCCGGGAATGATACAGCAGCCGCGTGACTTACCCCGCCCTTCCACCATCTTTTCCAGTGCTG GTCCAACACACACTTCCGTCTCCCCGTATGGACACTTGCCACTCCCTCACACTAACTTGCACACTCCACCCTTTCATCATG AGTCTCTCAACAAGCCCCCTGCTTTTGGAGGATTGGGAACATTGAGTTCTACAGCCTTCGGCGGACTCGGAAACCCCACATTAA CTCCAATATCGACACACGGAAGTAAAGACAGTAAGGCAACACCTTCAACAGGACCTCATGAGCCCTGGAATAGACTGCACCAGACACCATCCTCCTTCCCTACACCCCCTGTGTGGCCTCGAGCCCCTGAAGTGGAAAAGTCTTCCCCGCTTGACAGAGCAGTGGAGAAGAGAGATTCCTTATCCAACAAAGAAGAGCATGAAAG GGACATAAGAGGGAAACGCCATTCACCTGCTGATGCTAGTCCACTGGGTCACAAGCAAACAGTCGAGTCGTCTAGGGCCATGTCTCCTGAGCCAAAGGACAGGGACAGatccagagagagagcacaaacaCAGGATCCCCCTAATCcaagcacagagcctgaggatcAAAAGCACAAAGAGAGCCAAcaagaaaagagggagaagaCTGTGAAGTATGATCAGCGTCCTACAGAGGATAAATCTACTGCTCAGGATAATTTATCCCCAAAGCAACAGAGGGTAGAAGCAGAGCGGCGTAGCAGTGATGGACCACAATGGGAGCCTGAGGCAAAGAGGAGCAGAGTGGATGCTGAGCCTCAAGCAAAGAGTGGCCAAGTTAAGATAAAGGAGGAAAGGCGGGAGGACCAGGACTCCCCTGAAATCAAGCCACATCCTAAGGCTTTGGAGAAACCAATGCAGGGTCGTGGAACCCCAGGAATACAGACTTCGGCCCTGTCGTCGATTCCTGTGCCTATAGGGGTTCCAGGGCTCCCAAGCAACTTTGATAGGACTCGCCTAATTGCGCCTTTCATGGGGATGAGCCCATTGTCTGGTGCCGAGAGACTGCCTTACCCTCCGCAGCACTGGGATCCCATGCGGAGCATGTACAGGGGCATGGACCTTCCGCAAAAAGAGCCCCTTCCAAAGGAGCTGCTGCTGAGGGCCGATCCGATGCATCGTGCCATGATGGGGCAGCCTGTTTACTCGCGAGATCCCCTCCTCCACTCTCTGGCCCTGGAGCAGCAGAGGAGCCAGCTGGAGGAGCGGCAGCGCCTGGCCCTCCTGCGGGAGGAGAGCGAGAGGGGCCGTCTGCTGGCCCTGCACCACACAACACTGGACCCCCACCTGGCGCATCCGGGCCTTCTGCCCACAGCTTACCCCAGCCCTCTGTTCCCTCGCCTGGGGCTGCCCCACGCGCCACACTACAGCACTCTCAGCAAGACTCTGCCTCCTCCAGGCTACATCCACTCTTCTCCAGCCGCTTTGCTAACAGCTCTCCCCTCACGGCCAGCCTCTCCCAGACGGACCACACCTCTGCCAGACCGGCAGGACAGAGCCATCTCGCATcctcacagagacacagaggctCTGTGA
- the auts2b gene encoding autism susceptibility gene 2 protein homolog isoform X2 → MFSPTAALPPPPLLAGSALAAPGASPTGPYTEQDLLRQELNSRFLASQSVDRGASLGTPAYLRTEFHQHQHQHTHQHTHQHTFTPFPHPAILPGPAAPLFDKYPPKVDSFHRHNLLQSYPSVMPGMSPMVPPTGIFSSLQGAFQPKASNPLDIVPRHGAMPRPLIQKDSRLLDSVCPTPKKPGKWCAMHVHIAWQVYHHQQKIKKQMQIEPHKLDFGLKPEFLSRPSGSGFPGMIQQPRDLPRPSTIFSSAGPTHTSVSPYGHLPLPHTNLHTPPFHHESLNKPPAFGGLGTLSSTAFGGLGNPTLTPISTHGSKDSKATPSTGPHEPWNRLHQTPSSFPTPPVWPRAPEVEKSSPLDRAVEKRDSLSNKEEHERDIRGKRHSPADASPLGHKQTVESSRAMSPEPKDRDRSRERAQTQDPPNPSTEPEDQKHKESQQEKREKTVKYDQRPTEDKSTAQDNLSPKQQRVEAERRSSDGPQWEPEAKRSRVDAEPQAKSGQVKIKEERREDQDSPEIKPHPKALEKPMQGRGTPGIQTSALSSIPVPIGVPGLPSNFDRTRLIAPFMGMSPLSGAERLPYPPQHWDPMRSMYRGMDLPQKEPLPKELLLRADPMHRAMMGQPVYSRDPLLHSLALEQQRSQLEERQRLALLREESERGRLLALHHTTLDPHLAHPGLLPTAYPSPLFPRLGLPHAPHYSTLSKTLPPPGYIHSSPAALLTALPSRPASPRRTTPLPDRQDRAISHPHRDTEAL, encoded by the exons ATGTTCTCCCCAACTGCAGCCTTGCCCCCTCCTCCCCTCTTAGCAGGAAGTGCTCTTGCTGCGCCAGGTGCTTCACCCACAGGCCCCTACACAG AGCAGGACCTGCTGCGTCAGGAGCTGAACTCACGTTTTCTGGCCTCACAAAGTGTGGACAGAGGAGCTTCCCTCGGCACGCCGGCTTACCTTCGCACAGAGTTCCACCAGcaccaacaccaacacacacaccaacacacacaccagcacacttTCACCCCTTTCCCTCACCCGGCCATCCTGCCAGGCCCTGCGGCACCACTG tttgacAAATACCCTCCAAAAGTTGACTCCTTTCACAGGCACAAC ttactcCAGTCCTACCCATCAGTCATGCCTGGGATGTCTCCCATGGTGCCCCCAACAGGGATATTCAGCTCTCTACAGGGAGCCTTCCAACCCAAG GCCTCTAACCCACTTGATATAGTGCCCAGACATGGAGCAATGCCCCGCCCTCTCATACAGAAAGACTCCAGA CTGCTGGACTCAGTGTGTCCCACACCAAAG AAGCCCGGCAAGTGGTGTGCAATGCATGTTCACATTGCGTGGCAGGTGTACCACCATCAGCAGAAAATAAAA AAGCAGATGCAAATTGAGCCTCACAAGCTCGACTTTGGACTAAAGCCAGAGTTCCTGAGTCGACCCTCTGGTTCAGGCTTCCCGGGAATGATACAGCAGCCGCGTGACTTACCCCGCCCTTCCACCATCTTTTCCAGTGCTG GTCCAACACACACTTCCGTCTCCCCGTATGGACACTTGCCACTCCCTCACACTAACTTGCACACTCCACCCTTTCATCATG AGTCTCTCAACAAGCCCCCTGCTTTTGGAGGATTGGGAACATTGAGTTCTACAGCCTTCGGCGGACTCGGAAACCCCACATTAA CTCCAATATCGACACACGGAAGTAAAGACAGTAAGGCAACACCTTCAACAGGACCTCATGAGCCCTGGAATAGACTGCACCAGACACCATCCTCCTTCCCTACACCCCCTGTGTGGCCTCGAGCCCCTGAAGTGGAAAAGTCTTCCCCGCTTGACAGAGCAGTGGAGAAGAGAGATTCCTTATCCAACAAAGAAGAGCATGAAAG GGACATAAGAGGGAAACGCCATTCACCTGCTGATGCTAGTCCACTGGGTCACAAGCAAACAGTCGAGTCGTCTAGGGCCATGTCTCCTGAGCCAAAGGACAGGGACAGatccagagagagagcacaaacaCAGGATCCCCCTAATCcaagcacagagcctgaggatcAAAAGCACAAAGAGAGCCAAcaagaaaagagggagaagaCTGTGAAGTATGATCAGCGTCCTACAGAGGATAAATCTACTGCTCAGGATAATTTATCCCCAAAGCAACAGAGGGTAGAAGCAGAGCGGCGTAGCAGTGATGGACCACAATGGGAGCCTGAGGCAAAGAGGAGCAGAGTGGATGCTGAGCCTCAAGCAAAGAGTGGCCAAGTTAAGATAAAGGAGGAAAGGCGGGAGGACCAGGACTCCCCTGAAATCAAGCCACATCCTAAGGCTTTGGAGAAACCAATGCAGGGTCGTGGAACCCCAGGAATACAGACTTCGGCCCTGTCGTCGATTCCTGTGCCTATAGGGGTTCCAGGGCTCCCAAGCAACTTTGATAGGACTCGCCTAATTGCGCCTTTCATGGGGATGAGCCCATTGTCTGGTGCCGAGAGACTGCCTTACCCTCCGCAGCACTGGGATCCCATGCGGAGCATGTACAGGGGCATGGACCTTCCGCAAAAAGAGCCCCTTCCAAAGGAGCTGCTGCTGAGGGCCGATCCGATGCATCGTGCCATGATGGGGCAGCCTGTTTACTCGCGAGATCCCCTCCTCCACTCTCTGGCCCTGGAGCAGCAGAGGAGCCAGCTGGAGGAGCGGCAGCGCCTGGCCCTCCTGCGGGAGGAGAGCGAGAGGGGCCGTCTGCTGGCCCTGCACCACACAACACTGGACCCCCACCTGGCGCATCCGGGCCTTCTGCCCACAGCTTACCCCAGCCCTCTGTTCCCTCGCCTGGGGCTGCCCCACGCGCCACACTACAGCACTCTCAGCAAGACTCTGCCTCCTCCAGGCTACATCCACTCTTCTCCAGCCGCTTTGCTAACAGCTCTCCCCTCACGGCCAGCCTCTCCCAGACGGACCACACCTCTGCCAGACCGGCAGGACAGAGCCATCTCGCATcctcacagagacacagaggctCTGTGA
- the zgc:112083 gene encoding histone H4 transcription factor isoform X2, whose translation MAKRKKLSSMVVACEWASCTFKGSSMEVLSDHMTEHLKEHLGDGDTMEELDDYPCLWQGCEFLAMGSPNELIAHAHFHIFHSKLKFIGTQLLQSHPELPSCTQDLHSNNLVTDISEGFVCQWEHCDSSFNNPEWFYRHVDMHAHCTELQPLPDQQQALFCSWKGCDAFFKIKYRLREHLRSHTQERLVACPTCGCMFSSNTKFFDHIQRQAEPEDSLMCVHCEKGFANERLLRDHVRQHVNHIKCPLCDMTCTSLSTLKIHIKFRHCDERPFPCDFCESSFKNQHDLRKHMETHNEGAAYHCSVEGCGYSSRMAHTMNQHYKRVHEGNMVSKYKCHLCDKNFSWCYTLTLHLRKKHQLKWPSGHSRFRYKEDEDGYLRLNMVRFETVEVTEELIKNMAEKRTPRKVSGLSGHAKKLALQTENVNDVPTQSSSYPSSSSSLAEADADASTAKDGNTVYCVLSTVTEVNTGNEVNGEPESTTEPGAESGAVRALAAVARGLGMDVV comes from the exons ATGGCAAAGAGGAAAAAACTGTCCAGCATGGTGGTCGCATGTGAGTGGGCCTCGTGTACATTTAAAGGGAGCAGCATGGAGGTGCTCAGTGATCACATGACTGAGCATTTGAAGGAGCATCTTGGTGATGGAGATACGATGGAGGAGCTGG ACGATTACCCGTGTCTGTGGCAGGGCTGTGAGTTCCTGGCTATGGGAAGCCCGAATGAATTGATTGCCCATGCACACTTCCACATCTTCCACAGCAAACTAAAATTCATTGGCACTCAGCTGCTACAGTCCCACCCAGAGCTGCCCAGCTGCACTCAGGACCTCCACAGCAACAACCTGGTCACGGACATCTCCGAGGGCTTTGTGTGTCAGTGGGAGCACTGCGAT AGCTCCTTCAACAATCCAGAATGGTTCTACCGCCACGTTGATATGCATGCTCACTGTACAGAACTGCAGCCTCTCCCTGATCAACAGCAGGCCCTCTTCTGCAGCTGGAAAG GGTGTGATGCCTTCTTTAAGATCAAGTATCGTCTGCGGGAGCATCTGCGCAGCCACACTCAGGAGCGTCTGGTCGCCTGCCCTACCTGCGGCTGCATGTTCTCCAGTAACACCAAGTTCTTTGACCACATTCAGAGACAAGCTGAGCCTGAGG ATTCTCTGATGTGTGTACACTGCGAAAAGGGCTTTGCCAACGAGAGACTGCTGAGAGACCACGTTCGACAGCACG TGAATCACATTAAGTGTCCGCTCTGTGACATGACGTGCACGTCCCTTTCCACCCTGAAGATCCACATCAAGTTTCGACACTGCGACGAGCGGCCCTTTCCCTGTGACTTCTGTGAAAGCAG CTTCAAGAACCAGCATGATCTGAGGAAACACATGGAGACCCACAACGAAGGAGCAGCTTACCACTGCTCAGTGGAGGGCTGTGGGTACTCTTCACGAATGGCTCACACCATGAACCAGCACTACAAGAGAGTACACGAG GGAAACATGGTGTCGAAGTATAAATGTCATCTTTGTGATAAGAACTTCTCCTGGTGTTACACCCTTACCCTTCACCTGCGAAAGAAACACCAGCTGAAATGGCCATCTGGACACTCCCGCTTTAG ATATAAAGAAGACGAGGACGGATACCTGAGGCTGAACATGGTTCGCTTCGAGACAGTGGAGGTTACAGAAGAGCTGATCAAGAACATGGCGGAGAAACGCACACCGCGCAAGGTCTCTGGGTTGAGTGGTCATGCTAAGAAACTAGCACTGCAGACAGAAAACGTGAATGATGTTCCCACGCAGTCTTCCTCAtacccctcctcttcctcatcgcTGGCTGAAGCTGATGCCGATGCCAGTACTGCAAAGGATGGGAACACAGTGTACTGTGTTCTCAGCACAGTGACGGAAGTTAACACAGGGAATGAGGTGAACGGAGAACCAGAGTCTACTACAGAGCCAGGGGCAGAATCGGGAGCGGTCCGAGCCCTGGCTGCAGTTGCCAGAGGGCTGGGCATGGATGTAGTGTGA
- the zgc:112083 gene encoding histone H4 transcription factor isoform X1, which translates to MAKRKKLSSMVVACEWASCTFKGSSMEVLSDHMTEHLKEHLGDGDTMEELDDYPCLWQGCEFLAMGSPNELIAHAHFHIFHSKLKFIGTQLLQSHPELPSCTQDLHSNNLVTDISEGFVCQWEHCDSSFNNPEWFYRHVDMHAHCTELQPLPDQQQALFCSWKGCDAFFKIKYRLREHLRSHTQERLVACPTCGCMFSSNTKFFDHIQRQAEPEDSLMCVHCEKGFANERLLRDHVRQHVNHIKCPLCDMTCTSLSTLKIHIKFRHCDERPFPCDFCESSFKNQHDLRKHMETHNEGAAYHCSVEGCGYSSRMAHTMNQHYKRVHEVRHKGAPLIHSLKIGNMVSKYKCHLCDKNFSWCYTLTLHLRKKHQLKWPSGHSRFRYKEDEDGYLRLNMVRFETVEVTEELIKNMAEKRTPRKVSGLSGHAKKLALQTENVNDVPTQSSSYPSSSSSLAEADADASTAKDGNTVYCVLSTVTEVNTGNEVNGEPESTTEPGAESGAVRALAAVARGLGMDVV; encoded by the exons ATGGCAAAGAGGAAAAAACTGTCCAGCATGGTGGTCGCATGTGAGTGGGCCTCGTGTACATTTAAAGGGAGCAGCATGGAGGTGCTCAGTGATCACATGACTGAGCATTTGAAGGAGCATCTTGGTGATGGAGATACGATGGAGGAGCTGG ACGATTACCCGTGTCTGTGGCAGGGCTGTGAGTTCCTGGCTATGGGAAGCCCGAATGAATTGATTGCCCATGCACACTTCCACATCTTCCACAGCAAACTAAAATTCATTGGCACTCAGCTGCTACAGTCCCACCCAGAGCTGCCCAGCTGCACTCAGGACCTCCACAGCAACAACCTGGTCACGGACATCTCCGAGGGCTTTGTGTGTCAGTGGGAGCACTGCGAT AGCTCCTTCAACAATCCAGAATGGTTCTACCGCCACGTTGATATGCATGCTCACTGTACAGAACTGCAGCCTCTCCCTGATCAACAGCAGGCCCTCTTCTGCAGCTGGAAAG GGTGTGATGCCTTCTTTAAGATCAAGTATCGTCTGCGGGAGCATCTGCGCAGCCACACTCAGGAGCGTCTGGTCGCCTGCCCTACCTGCGGCTGCATGTTCTCCAGTAACACCAAGTTCTTTGACCACATTCAGAGACAAGCTGAGCCTGAGG ATTCTCTGATGTGTGTACACTGCGAAAAGGGCTTTGCCAACGAGAGACTGCTGAGAGACCACGTTCGACAGCACG TGAATCACATTAAGTGTCCGCTCTGTGACATGACGTGCACGTCCCTTTCCACCCTGAAGATCCACATCAAGTTTCGACACTGCGACGAGCGGCCCTTTCCCTGTGACTTCTGTGAAAGCAG CTTCAAGAACCAGCATGATCTGAGGAAACACATGGAGACCCACAACGAAGGAGCAGCTTACCACTGCTCAGTGGAGGGCTGTGGGTACTCTTCACGAATGGCTCACACCATGAACCAGCACTACAAGAGAGTACACGAGGTCAGACACAAGGGGGCGCCACTCATTCACAGTTTAAAAATT GGAAACATGGTGTCGAAGTATAAATGTCATCTTTGTGATAAGAACTTCTCCTGGTGTTACACCCTTACCCTTCACCTGCGAAAGAAACACCAGCTGAAATGGCCATCTGGACACTCCCGCTTTAG ATATAAAGAAGACGAGGACGGATACCTGAGGCTGAACATGGTTCGCTTCGAGACAGTGGAGGTTACAGAAGAGCTGATCAAGAACATGGCGGAGAAACGCACACCGCGCAAGGTCTCTGGGTTGAGTGGTCATGCTAAGAAACTAGCACTGCAGACAGAAAACGTGAATGATGTTCCCACGCAGTCTTCCTCAtacccctcctcttcctcatcgcTGGCTGAAGCTGATGCCGATGCCAGTACTGCAAAGGATGGGAACACAGTGTACTGTGTTCTCAGCACAGTGACGGAAGTTAACACAGGGAATGAGGTGAACGGAGAACCAGAGTCTACTACAGAGCCAGGGGCAGAATCGGGAGCGGTCCGAGCCCTGGCTGCAGTTGCCAGAGGGCTGGGCATGGATGTAGTGTGA